A stretch of DNA from Acidobacteriota bacterium:
ATCGTCGCTGAATAGACGAGTCATGATAGGAGGGGAATAGTCTTCCAGATTCCGTACGCTCGGCAGGTCCTTCATGAGAAACTCTCCGAGAGCGAACCCCAGGACGATGGAAAGAGCCGCAAAACCCAGAAGGATGCTTCTTCTCGTCTTTCTCGCTTTCTGCAATTCCGTTCCCCTCTCGTTTTTTATGAGTATAACACAAATAGAAGCGAGCATTGGATTGCTGGAAAAGACGCCTCATTCTGGATTTTGAGATAGAATAAAGAGCGGGATTCAGGAACCATGGAGGAATTCAAGCTTCATTCGAAGTTCAAGCCGATGGGAGACCAGCCTTCTGCAATCAATTCCCTTGTGAGAGGGATCAAAGAAGGGAAGAGGGATCAGGTTCTCCTCGGGGTCACAGGGTCGGGAAAGACATTCACAATGGCAAAAGTGATAGAAAAGGTGAAGCGGCCTACCATAGTGATCGCACACAACAAGACCCTAGCGGCACAGCTTTACCAGGAGTTCAGGTCTTTCTTCCCGGATAATGCAGTTGAATATTTCGTCAGCTACTATGATTACTATCAGCCCGAGGCTTACATTCCGCAGACAGATACCTACATCGAAAAGGATTCCTCCATAAATGATGATATCGACAGGATGCGGCACTCGGCAACGAGGTCTCTCTTCGAGAGAAGAGACGTTCTGATCGTTGCCAGTGTTTCCTGCATATACGGACTTGGATCGCCGGAAGCCTATCACGGGATGCTCCTCCTCCTGGAAGAGGGAAAGGAAATGGACAGGCACGAGATGATCAAGAAACTGGTCGAGATCCAGTACACAAGGACGAATGCCGATCTTCTGAGAGGAACGTTCCGTGCGAGAGGGGACATCCTGGAAATCTTTCCGAGCTATGAGGAGAAGTCGATAAGGGTTGAGCTTTTCGGGGATAAGATCGAATCCATCGCGATGGTGGATCCATTGAGGAGGATTGTCCTGGAAAAGGCAAGAAGGGTTCCCGTCTATCCCAATTCTCATTATGTGACACCGGAAGGACAATTGCGGGATGCCATCCGCAGCATCAGAGAGGAGCTCGAACAGAGACTGCACGAACTCGAGGCGCAGAGAAAACTTCTGGAGGCGCAGAGGCTGAAGCAGAGGACGCTGTTCGACCTGGAGATGATCCAGGAGATCGGGTATTGCAGCGGGATAGAGAACTACTCGCGGCATCTTACGGGAAGGTCTCCCGGGCAACCGCCTCCCACATTGATTGACTATCTTCCGGATGACGCCCTTATCTTTATCGATGAGAGCCATCAGACCGTTCCCCAGTTAAAGGGGATGTACCGCGGAGACAGATCAAGAAAAGAGACTCTGGTCGAGTATGGTTTTCGCCTCCCATCGGCCCTCGATAATAGACCCCTCATGTTCGAGGAGTTCGAGGAGATGAGAGGACGGACCATTTTCGTATCGGCCACGCCGGGACCATACGAGCTTTCGAAGACGGAAGGGGAGTTCTCCGAGCAGGTGATCAGGCCCACCGGGCTCGTAGATCCGCAGGTGGAAGTCAAACCGGTTATGAACCAGGCAGACGATCTGCTTGCGGAGATCAGGGAGAGAACGAAGATAGGGGACAGGGTCCTCGTGACGACGCTGACAAAGAGGATGGCGGAGGATCTCACGGAGTATTACAGGCAGCTTGGTGTGAAAGCGAAATATCTTCACTCCGACATCGAGACGCTCGAACGAGTGAAGATACTGACAGACCTGCGCAAGGGAACGTTCGACGTCTTGATCGGCGTTAATCTTCTGAGAGAGGGGCTGGACCTTCCGGAGGTTTCCCTGGTTGCCATCCTCGATGCGGACAAGGAAGGGTTCCTGAGGTCTGCCGGTTCCCTTATTCAGACATCCGGAAGAGCCGCGAGAAATGTGAGGGGAAAGGTCATCATGTATGCCGATCTCATGACACAGTCGATGGGGAGGGCAATTGCGGAGATGCGGAGGAGGAGAGAGATCCAGCAAGGCTACAACAAGAAGCATAAGATCACTCCTGAGACCATCGTCAAGGCGATAGATGAATCGGTCTGGCAGATCTGCGATGCCGACTATATGACCGTCCCGAAGCAGTTGGAGACGATCGAGGAATTCAAGACGATTGAGGAAATCGACAGGGAGATCAGAAGGCTAGAAAAAGAGATGAGTCGCAGCGCCGAAGCTCTCGAATTCGAAAGAGCAGCAGAACTTCGCGACCGCATCCGCTACCTCAAGAAGAAAATCCTCTTCTCATAGCAGATAGGGTGTCAGAAGATGCCCCGAGGACACAGGGGGATAACGCATCAAGCCATTGCTATAATGAAAAGAGATGAAAGAAAAACTTGTTCACAAGATAGAAGATATTCCATTCGCACCTGGAGTCTATCAGTTCTTGAACGGCGAAGGGCAAACAATATATGTAGGGAAGGCGAAATCGCTCAAGAACAGGGCGCGGTCATACTTCCAGAAGTCCACAAATAGTACACCTAAAACGCAGCAGATGCTCTCAGAAGCCGAGGATGTCAGGTTCATCGTAACGGCATCAGAGCTGGAAGCATTGATACTCGAGGGGAACCTCATCAAGAAGGAAAAGCCGAAGTACAACATCGTCCTGAGAGACGACAAGAATTTTCCATATCTGAAGCTCACGATCAAGGAGAAGTATCCGAGAGTCGTCCTCGTTCGAAAGGCTGGCAAGGATGGGAACCTCTACTTCGGTCCTTATCTTCCGGCAAGAGTGGCCAGACGAACCCTTAAGATGATTCCGAAATTCTTCAGGGTGGCGGTCTGTAATTATAACCTTGACGTTAGAAAGAGAAGACCATGCCTGTACTATCAGCTTGATCAGTGTCTCGCTCCCTGCGATGAGAAGATAGACAGGGAAAGTTATCTGAAAGCCGTTGACGCGGTGAGACTCTTCCTGGAGGGGAAGAACAGCGAGCTCCTTGCCAACCTCAGGGCGAATATGATGGCGGCCGCGAGAGAGGAACGGTTTGAGGAGGCTGCTTTTTATAGAGATACGATCGGCACCATCAAGAGGCTTTCCGAGAAGCAGATCATCATATCCGTTGGCCTCGAAGATCAGGATTATTTTGCCCATTACGGGGAGAAGGATAAGATAGCACTTCAGGTTTTTAACATGAGGAACGGCCACGTTCAATCAAGGAGAGAATTCACTTTTGAGGGGATCGATCTGGATCAGGAACCTTTTTACCAGACCGTCATCCTCCAGTACTATTCTGACAGGCAGGACATTCCAGACAGCATCTATACTCCGGAATCGTTCCCCGAGATGGGACTCGTTGAAAAGATGCTTTCAAGTATGAGAGGAAGGAGAGTAAAAATCCTGACTCCTCGGAGAGGCCCCAGGAAGAGCTTCCTCGAGACGGTGAAGAAAAACGCCAGACTTCTCTTTGACATCCGGTTCGGGAAGGAGATGAACCGACGGGAAGATG
This window harbors:
- the uvrB gene encoding excinuclease ABC subunit UvrB, with the protein product MEEFKLHSKFKPMGDQPSAINSLVRGIKEGKRDQVLLGVTGSGKTFTMAKVIEKVKRPTIVIAHNKTLAAQLYQEFRSFFPDNAVEYFVSYYDYYQPEAYIPQTDTYIEKDSSINDDIDRMRHSATRSLFERRDVLIVASVSCIYGLGSPEAYHGMLLLLEEGKEMDRHEMIKKLVEIQYTRTNADLLRGTFRARGDILEIFPSYEEKSIRVELFGDKIESIAMVDPLRRIVLEKARRVPVYPNSHYVTPEGQLRDAIRSIREELEQRLHELEAQRKLLEAQRLKQRTLFDLEMIQEIGYCSGIENYSRHLTGRSPGQPPPTLIDYLPDDALIFIDESHQTVPQLKGMYRGDRSRKETLVEYGFRLPSALDNRPLMFEEFEEMRGRTIFVSATPGPYELSKTEGEFSEQVIRPTGLVDPQVEVKPVMNQADDLLAEIRERTKIGDRVLVTTLTKRMAEDLTEYYRQLGVKAKYLHSDIETLERVKILTDLRKGTFDVLIGVNLLREGLDLPEVSLVAILDADKEGFLRSAGSLIQTSGRAARNVRGKVIMYADLMTQSMGRAIAEMRRRREIQQGYNKKHKITPETIVKAIDESVWQICDADYMTVPKQLETIEEFKTIEEIDREIRRLEKEMSRSAEALEFERAAELRDRIRYLKKKILFS
- the uvrC gene encoding excinuclease ABC subunit UvrC gives rise to the protein MKEKLVHKIEDIPFAPGVYQFLNGEGQTIYVGKAKSLKNRARSYFQKSTNSTPKTQQMLSEAEDVRFIVTASELEALILEGNLIKKEKPKYNIVLRDDKNFPYLKLTIKEKYPRVVLVRKAGKDGNLYFGPYLPARVARRTLKMIPKFFRVAVCNYNLDVRKRRPCLYYQLDQCLAPCDEKIDRESYLKAVDAVRLFLEGKNSELLANLRANMMAAAREERFEEAAFYRDTIGTIKRLSEKQIIISVGLEDQDYFAHYGEKDKIALQVFNMRNGHVQSRREFTFEGIDLDQEPFYQTVILQYYSDRQDIPDSIYTPESFPEMGLVEKMLSSMRGRRVKILTPRRGPRKSFLETVKKNARLLFDIRFGKEMNRREDGLEELREAVKISQPLRRIEAFDVSNIHGTDCVASMVVFEDGGPSRKDYRRFRIKTVSGVDDFASMAEVVGRRYRRAMEEKGKLPDLILVDGGKGQLSSTVSALTEIGIEGVAVAGFEKGEEKLYLSGREGPVLFETNSRALNLIRRIRDEAHRFAIAYHRKLRTRRTLTSELTIIPGIGKKTAEKLLKEFGSVEGIKTASSKELSRIAGKSVAAAIDKHFR